The Flavobacterium commune genome contains a region encoding:
- a CDS encoding beta strand repeat-containing protein — protein sequence MRLFLFKKVIFGVLFLFVFSTKITGQTTTSGVAYIWSTTNTWAPSGVPASSTNVTVNNPLTLDQNLTISTGNYTFNQDVTDQPGGSNYDFSAVDASGSLTIASGTTTIGGVTSIGGNSIFTLTVKSGTTLVLGTLGSTSNNFLIGNKSSITIEQGATLIVYGNIVNSNSTGNFTVNGLLQVYGDYITDNGNIDISGTTGQFYTTGAMTTQGNSSQIYGSSNNCASNCSGTSLGCGTSNPDTAYTATILPQSQTICSGGSISNLTFSTNAPSPTYEWQYSLTAGGTYTPISGATSSSYTPSALTVTTWYRVKYTSSASGCGTKYSAPIPVYVSASTYTQSTAGQTVCGGSFGPISVSAFGTGLTYQWYSNTTASNSGGSLISGAVSNVYTPSSAVSGTTYYYCVINSSCGIAFTTAVSGAFTVSLNSVTAASSSPNLCVNTLMTNITHTTTGATGIGTATGLPTGVTALWSSNTITISGTPTQSGTFNYSIPLSGGCGNVSATGTITVNAFPIITTQPVNQLDCEGASVKFKVIASGSGLTYTWQRKRPLDASFVTIVDVENYIENSSTNEIRILNAGSTQHPNGTQFQVIVSNGNCSVTSNVATLTVNEITNVSTGTNVIQCFGTNYSYTVTTSYPANVVSYQWKKSVTSGVWDDVINGGAYSGATSATLSITGGTPAESAEYRVYITFQSSGTDCNVASYTRTRKITFLPQLTTPVTSITQPTCSINTGTITVTVQSATDEYSFDNGVTYQTSNVKSGLAVGSYNVIIKNVAGCISSTTNCQIISETSTWNGTTWLNGNPDGSRDVIFEDDFNSIADIEACSCQITNGANVIINGTHTLKVTNAVNVVSGTLTFENNASLVQLNDTAVNTGNINYKRYTTPVRRYDFTYWSSPVAGQTLKNLSPNTLYDKYYGYNPDTGWVIYYNGTKIMDPGNGYLVRAPQNFSITAATIDYAPVFVGVPNNGVFNLSLLANKTYLFGNPYPSAIDADAFLDANMNVLEGTLYFWTHNTPPSNVAPGSQAYNYSANDYATYNRTGGVGTRVSTAKAANTGGVVPTGKIAASQGFFAPSSATGGTLIFNNGMRISGGVSGTNNSQFFKLSTTSKTATTNAITDKNRIWLNLTNNEGVFKQTLVGYIAGATNNYDTGFDGMSYDGNPFVDFYSVNNAVNLAIQARALPFVQQDSVPLGYKSTIKGDFQINIDHTDGILTSQNVFLEDKDLKVVHNLKKGAYTFSTEKGVFNNRFIMRYIDDNVSKKGITKETVSTGEVVVSVLNNVINVSSPKKLIAKISIYDVSGAIIYQKEEVLVNTFLIQNLNLAPQVMLVNVVLENGDTIATKIVY from the coding sequence ATGAGGTTATTTTTATTTAAGAAAGTGATTTTTGGGGTACTGTTTTTATTTGTTTTTTCTACAAAAATAACTGGACAAACTACTACATCAGGAGTAGCCTACATTTGGTCAACAACTAACACATGGGCACCTAGCGGTGTTCCTGCCAGCAGCACAAATGTTACCGTTAATAATCCTCTTACTCTTGATCAAAATTTAACCATTAGTACAGGAAACTATACCTTTAATCAGGACGTAACCGATCAGCCTGGGGGATCAAATTATGACTTTTCAGCAGTTGATGCGTCGGGTAGCTTGACCATTGCTTCCGGGACTACCACAATAGGAGGTGTTACAAGTATAGGTGGAAATTCTATTTTTACATTAACGGTCAAATCAGGTACTACTTTAGTATTGGGAACTTTGGGCTCTACTTCTAACAATTTTTTAATTGGAAATAAATCGAGTATTACAATAGAGCAAGGTGCAACTTTAATTGTATATGGTAATATAGTAAATAGCAACAGTACTGGAAATTTTACAGTTAACGGTTTATTGCAAGTGTATGGAGATTATATAACTGATAATGGGAATATTGATATTTCAGGAACTACGGGTCAGTTTTATACCACTGGAGCTATGACTACTCAAGGCAATTCCTCTCAAATCTATGGATCTAGTAATAATTGTGCTTCTAATTGTTCAGGGACTTCACTTGGGTGTGGAACTTCAAATCCAGATACCGCTTACACTGCAACAATACTACCTCAGAGCCAGACTATTTGTTCGGGGGGAAGCATCTCTAATTTGACATTTTCTACAAATGCGCCTTCTCCTACTTATGAATGGCAATATAGTTTAACAGCAGGAGGAACTTATACTCCTATTTCAGGAGCAACTTCAAGTAGTTACACACCGTCTGCTTTAACGGTTACAACTTGGTACAGAGTAAAATATACATCGAGCGCCAGTGGTTGTGGAACTAAATATTCAGCTCCTATTCCAGTTTATGTTTCAGCTTCTACCTATACTCAATCTACTGCAGGACAGACTGTGTGTGGTGGGAGTTTTGGACCAATTTCTGTTTCTGCTTTTGGAACAGGTTTGACTTATCAGTGGTATAGCAATACTACCGCTTCTAATTCAGGGGGGAGTTTAATTTCTGGAGCTGTATCAAATGTTTATACTCCTTCAAGTGCTGTTAGTGGTACAACATACTATTATTGTGTGATAAATAGTTCCTGTGGGATTGCTTTTACGACTGCTGTTTCCGGAGCATTTACTGTAAGTCTGAATAGTGTTACGGCTGCCTCGTCATCTCCTAATCTTTGTGTAAATACACTAATGACAAATATTACTCATACAACAACTGGGGCAACAGGGATAGGAACAGCAACAGGATTACCTACCGGAGTAACGGCTTTATGGTCTTCTAATACAATTACAATAAGTGGAACACCCACTCAATCAGGAACTTTTAATTATAGTATTCCATTATCAGGTGGATGTGGCAATGTGAGTGCTACTGGTACAATAACGGTAAATGCTTTCCCGATTATCACAACTCAGCCTGTTAATCAATTAGATTGCGAAGGTGCTTCGGTAAAATTCAAAGTAATTGCTTCGGGTTCAGGATTGACTTATACTTGGCAGCGAAAGAGACCATTAGATGCTAGCTTTGTGACTATCGTAGACGTTGAAAATTATATTGAGAATTCCTCAACAAATGAAATTCGAATACTAAATGCAGGAAGTACACAGCATCCCAATGGAACACAATTTCAGGTAATTGTCTCTAATGGAAATTGTAGTGTGACTTCTAATGTAGCAACACTTACAGTAAATGAGATTACTAATGTTTCAACTGGCACCAATGTAATCCAGTGTTTTGGAACAAATTATTCTTATACAGTTACCACTTCCTATCCTGCCAATGTGGTTTCTTATCAGTGGAAAAAATCCGTGACTTCAGGAGTTTGGGATGATGTTATCAATGGTGGAGCTTATTCAGGAGCCACTTCTGCTACTTTATCTATTACTGGAGGAACTCCTGCAGAGTCGGCTGAATATCGAGTTTATATTACTTTTCAGTCCTCAGGAACCGATTGTAATGTAGCAAGTTACACCAGAACACGTAAAATTACTTTTTTACCACAATTAACAACTCCGGTAACTTCTATTACTCAGCCAACATGCTCAATAAATACAGGAACCATTACAGTAACCGTGCAAAGCGCAACCGATGAATATAGTTTTGATAATGGAGTAACTTATCAAACTAGCAATGTAAAATCAGGTTTAGCTGTAGGTTCTTATAATGTAATTATAAAAAATGTGGCGGGTTGTATATCATCAACTACTAATTGTCAAATAATAAGTGAAACATCTACTTGGAATGGTACAACTTGGTTAAATGGGAATCCTGATGGTAGTAGAGATGTTATTTTTGAAGATGATTTTAATTCGATAGCTGATATAGAAGCTTGTTCTTGCCAAATTACCAATGGTGCAAATGTAATTATCAATGGAACGCATACTTTAAAGGTTACTAATGCGGTTAATGTTGTTAGTGGTACACTTACTTTCGAAAATAATGCCAGTTTGGTTCAGCTTAATGATACTGCTGTAAATACCGGAAATATTAATTATAAGCGTTATACCACCCCTGTAAGAAGGTACGATTTTACCTATTGGTCTTCGCCGGTTGCAGGGCAAACCCTGAAAAATTTATCACCTAATACTTTATATGACAAGTATTATGGTTACAATCCTGATACGGGTTGGGTGATTTATTATAACGGAACTAAAATAATGGATCCGGGGAACGGATACCTTGTTCGTGCTCCGCAAAATTTCAGTATTACTGCTGCTACAATTGATTATGCACCAGTTTTTGTAGGTGTTCCCAATAATGGTGTATTTAATTTATCCTTGTTAGCAAATAAAACGTATCTTTTTGGAAATCCTTATCCATCGGCTATTGACGCAGATGCTTTTTTAGATGCTAATATGAATGTTTTAGAAGGAACCCTTTATTTTTGGACACATAATACGCCACCCTCTAATGTTGCTCCCGGGTCTCAAGCTTATAATTACAGTGCTAATGATTATGCAACTTACAACAGAACGGGTGGAGTTGGAACTCGTGTTTCTACCGCCAAAGCTGCCAATACAGGAGGAGTTGTACCAACAGGTAAAATTGCAGCAAGTCAAGGTTTTTTTGCTCCATCAAGTGCTACTGGTGGAACGTTGATTTTTAACAATGGTATGCGAATTTCCGGCGGAGTTTCGGGAACAAATAATTCACAGTTTTTTAAATTAAGTACTACTTCTAAAACAGCTACAACTAATGCTATTACAGATAAAAATCGTATTTGGCTGAATTTAACCAATAATGAAGGTGTTTTTAAACAAACACTTGTTGGATATATAGCAGGAGCTACCAATAATTACGATACCGGTTTTGATGGAATGAGTTATGACGGTAATCCATTTGTTGATTTTTATAGTGTAAACAATGCAGTAAATTTAGCTATTCAGGCACGTGCATTGCCTTTTGTACAACAAGACAGTGTGCCTTTGGGTTATAAATCTACAATTAAGGGTGATTTCCAAATTAATATCGATCATACTGATGGAATATTAACTTCACAGAATGTCTTTTTGGAAGATAAAGATTTAAAAGTAGTTCATAATCTTAAAAAAGGGGCTTACACTTTTAGTACTGAAAAAGGAGTATTTAATAATCGTTTTATAATGCGTTATATTGATGATAATGTGTCTAAAAAAGGAATTACAAAAGAAACAGTTTCGACTGGAGAAGTAGTTGTTTCGGTATTGAATAATGTGATAAATGTAAGTTCGCCTAAAAAATTGATTGCTAAAATCAGTATTTATGATGTTAGTGGAGCAATAATTTACCAAAAAGAGGAAGTCTTAGTTAATACTTTTTTAATCCAAAATTTGAATTTAGCACCTCAGGTGATGCTGGTTAATGTAGTTTTAGAAAACGGAGATACCATAGCAACAAAAATTGTATATTGA
- a CDS encoding regulatory protein RecX codes for MKDVFTIKEAIQKIEHYCAYQERCHQEVEQKLRNMKMDSDEIDHIIAHLINENFLNEERFACSFARGKHRIKHWGKIRITNELKFRGINQTLINIALKEISQEEYYSTFDTLANRNWESIMEKNALKKRKKFCDFMLRRGFESNLIYDKVCELENNNTK; via the coding sequence ATGAAAGACGTATTTACCATCAAAGAAGCCATTCAAAAAATAGAACATTATTGTGCTTATCAGGAAAGGTGTCATCAGGAAGTGGAGCAAAAATTGCGAAACATGAAAATGGATTCAGATGAAATAGACCATATTATTGCCCATCTTATCAACGAAAATTTTCTAAACGAAGAACGTTTTGCCTGTAGTTTTGCCCGAGGAAAACATCGAATCAAACATTGGGGAAAGATCCGAATTACCAATGAATTAAAATTCAGAGGTATCAATCAAACCTTAATTAATATTGCTTTAAAAGAAATTAGTCAAGAAGAATATTATAGCACTTTTGATACTTTGGCAAATAGAAATTGGGAATCCATTATGGAAAAAAATGCTTTGAAGAAAAGAAAGAAATTTTGCGATTTTATGCTTAGACGTGGATTTGAGAGTAATTTGATTTATGATAAAGTTTGCGAATTAGAAAACAATAATACCAAATAA
- a CDS encoding Ig-like domain-containing protein, with protein MKLILPKKSFFIFLIVLLFSFEGFSQTTGDYRSAGTGNWITLASWEYYNGSAWVTPTTTQGYPGQISSPAKPTTGAVLIQAGHAITMGTSSLSTSSIGSLTINGTLNLSAGSSGSTFSINTPLLVVTPGLTPYAQINFDNKVTLNLPANVSMQVSTGGLPTPGDGTCTANIQISIGSTPYAYCTGNGQATHFDDIMANGGYNILDAVTATSVCNSGTSTISASVKPTPTESTTYNLYSSSTGGVSLSSVTSSVSPYSTSSLITPSISSTTTFYVEAVTGTRITARKAVAVTVTNTAAPTGTATQSFCSGATVSNLSATGSGIKWYSASTGGSALASTTVLTNGTHYYASQTLNSCESATRLDVTAIISSVSVTPTSINGTTTICNGSSTTLTLGGGTAGTGAVAKWYSGSCGGTLVGSGNSVTVSPTATTTYYVRYEGSCNTTSCASTTVTVNPVLNAGAIATTGETICSNTVPSTTIGSTTAVSGGDGNYTYQWQYSPSSTFANNVTTVVSNTATYTPTQTLTQTTYYRRQVKDVTCNTYTSSSNVWTVTVNPVSVGGTVSGSTAVCSGTNSTTLTLSGHTGNVVRWESSLDNFATAGTTIANTTTILTATNLNATISYRAVVQSGSCTIVNSTIATITVTSVSTPTAGTPTNPSCKVPTGSVQLNGLPNSGTIVQTGERDDNIEITGGGLQTITGLVPGTYYFAVTNGGCTSATVSVIIIAPTTNTWSTASLPTGSWSNGTPTINQRLVFASDYTNVNDVDIEGCSCQVTGSTAVTIKSGRTLKIENGVEVQPNATLTFENNASLVQINDNAVNSGNIRYHRHTDYVKRYDFTYWSSPVVGQTLKALSPNTLYDKYYSYNPNTGWVISYNGAATMLKGNGYIIRAPQTFSITVPAIDTNPVFIGEPNNGVVTLASLAGNKVHLLGNPYPSAIDADKFIAANSTSLEGTLYFWTHNTSPSKDIAGNAIYNYTTNDYVTYNKTGGVNLASGKIAAGQGFFAPATASGGTVVFNNAMRYTEGQPNYDNSQFYKFSTTSKATSKTTTAEKSRIWLNLTNKEGAFKQTLIGYITGATNDYDRGFDGMSYDGNQFVDFYSVNNNVNLTIQGRPLPFVKQDSVALGYKSTIVGEFQISIDHTDGLLSSQNIFLEDKDLKILHNLKQGAYTFNTEKGVFKNRFVLRYVDKNAVEPVVETPIVDGAVAVSVQENQITVSSSEDLISKITVYDISGKIIYQKDNVSANDFVIQNLLSGQQVLLVSLVLENGKTTSTKIIY; from the coding sequence ATGAAACTAATTTTACCTAAGAAATCTTTTTTTATATTTTTAATTGTTCTGCTTTTTTCGTTTGAAGGTTTTTCACAGACAACAGGGGATTATCGTTCTGCTGGAACTGGAAACTGGATAACTCTTGCGAGTTGGGAATATTATAATGGTTCTGCTTGGGTTACTCCAACAACCACTCAAGGTTATCCAGGTCAGATTTCAAGTCCTGCAAAACCAACTACTGGAGCTGTTTTAATTCAGGCGGGACATGCTATTACTATGGGAACTTCAAGTTTGTCAACTTCTTCTATAGGTTCATTAACAATTAATGGAACTTTAAACTTAAGTGCAGGAAGTTCAGGATCTACTTTTAGTATTAATACTCCATTATTGGTAGTTACACCGGGACTAACACCTTATGCGCAAATAAATTTTGATAATAAGGTTACATTAAATTTACCAGCTAATGTTTCGATGCAAGTGAGTACAGGTGGATTACCAACTCCTGGAGATGGAACATGTACAGCAAATATTCAAATTAGTATAGGAAGTACACCTTATGCTTATTGCACTGGTAATGGGCAAGCAACTCATTTTGATGACATTATGGCAAACGGAGGTTATAATATATTGGATGCAGTTACTGCGACTTCAGTTTGTAATTCTGGAACCTCAACAATATCTGCTTCTGTAAAACCAACCCCTACAGAATCAACCACATATAATTTATATTCTTCTTCAACTGGAGGGGTTTCATTATCTAGCGTAACTTCTTCTGTAAGTCCTTATTCAACAAGTTCACTTATAACGCCTTCAATATCTTCAACCACAACTTTTTATGTTGAAGCTGTTACTGGTACACGTATTACTGCTAGAAAGGCTGTAGCCGTTACAGTAACCAATACTGCTGCACCAACAGGAACTGCTACTCAGTCATTTTGTTCAGGAGCTACGGTTTCAAATTTGTCAGCTACTGGTTCTGGAATAAAGTGGTATTCTGCATCCACGGGTGGTTCTGCTTTAGCATCAACAACAGTTTTAACAAATGGAACGCATTATTATGCGTCTCAAACTTTAAATAGTTGTGAAAGTGCTACTCGATTAGATGTTACAGCTATTATTAGTTCAGTTTCAGTTACACCAACAAGTATAAATGGAACAACTACTATTTGTAATGGTAGTTCTACTACACTTACTTTAGGTGGAGGAACAGCGGGTACCGGAGCAGTAGCGAAATGGTATTCGGGTTCATGCGGAGGCACATTAGTAGGCTCAGGAAATAGTGTAACAGTATCGCCAACTGCAACTACAACATATTATGTTAGATACGAAGGAAGTTGTAATACTACATCATGTGCTTCGACAACTGTAACAGTTAATCCGGTTCTTAATGCAGGAGCTATTGCAACTACAGGCGAAACGATATGTAGTAACACAGTACCATCAACCACTATAGGCAGTACAACAGCAGTTAGTGGTGGAGATGGAAATTATACTTACCAATGGCAATATAGCCCTAGTAGTACTTTTGCAAATAATGTAACTACTGTAGTTAGCAATACAGCTACCTATACACCAACTCAGACATTAACTCAGACAACTTATTATCGTCGTCAGGTAAAAGACGTTACTTGTAATACTTATACAAGTTCTTCTAATGTTTGGACAGTAACTGTAAATCCGGTTTCAGTTGGGGGCACGGTTTCAGGTAGTACAGCAGTTTGTTCAGGAACTAATAGTACTACTTTAACATTATCAGGACATACTGGTAATGTTGTAAGATGGGAATCATCATTAGATAATTTTGCAACAGCAGGAACTACAATTGCTAATACAACTACAATATTAACAGCAACTAATTTAAATGCTACAATATCATATAGAGCTGTCGTACAAAGTGGCTCTTGTACAATAGTAAATTCTACAATAGCAACGATAACTGTGACCTCTGTTTCCACTCCAACAGCAGGAACGCCGACTAATCCTAGCTGTAAAGTACCAACAGGAAGTGTACAATTAAATGGTTTGCCGAATTCAGGAACTATTGTTCAAACTGGAGAGCGTGATGATAATATTGAGATTACTGGCGGAGGACTACAAACAATAACTGGACTTGTTCCAGGTACTTATTATTTTGCAGTTACTAATGGAGGTTGTACTTCAGCAACAGTTAGTGTTATTATTATTGCTCCAACTACAAATACCTGGTCAACTGCTTCTCTGCCTACTGGTTCTTGGTCTAATGGAACTCCAACGATTAATCAAAGATTAGTTTTTGCTTCGGACTATACCAATGTAAACGATGTTGATATTGAGGGTTGTTCTTGTCAGGTTACAGGATCAACAGCTGTAACCATAAAATCAGGACGTACTTTAAAAATTGAAAATGGAGTTGAAGTACAACCCAATGCAACATTAACTTTTGAAAACAATGCCAGCTTAGTTCAAATTAACGATAATGCAGTAAACTCTGGAAATATCCGTTACCATCGCCATACTGATTATGTAAAGCGTTATGATTTTACCTATTGGTCTTCGCCGGTTGTTGGACAAACCTTGAAAGCCTTGTCTCCAAACACACTTTATGACAAATACTATAGCTATAATCCAAATACAGGTTGGGTAATTTCATACAATGGAGCAGCTACAATGCTTAAAGGGAATGGTTATATTATTAGAGCACCTCAAACATTTAGTATTACTGTACCTGCAATTGATACTAATCCGGTATTTATTGGAGAGCCTAATAACGGTGTGGTTACTTTAGCTTCTTTAGCAGGTAATAAAGTACATCTTTTAGGAAATCCTTATCCTTCAGCAATTGATGCCGATAAGTTTATAGCCGCAAATTCAACTTCATTAGAAGGAACACTTTACTTCTGGACTCATAATACATCACCGAGTAAAGATATTGCAGGGAATGCAATTTATAATTATACTACAAATGATTATGTTACTTATAATAAAACAGGCGGCGTTAATCTTGCTTCCGGAAAAATTGCTGCAGGTCAGGGATTTTTTGCTCCGGCAACTGCTTCTGGAGGAACTGTAGTATTTAATAATGCCATGAGATATACAGAAGGACAGCCTAATTATGATAATTCACAGTTTTATAAATTTAGTACCACATCTAAAGCAACTTCGAAGACTACAACAGCAGAAAAAAGCCGTATTTGGTTAAATTTAACTAACAAAGAAGGTGCTTTTAAACAAACCTTAATTGGTTATATTACCGGAGCAACTAATGATTACGATCGTGGTTTTGACGGTATGAGTTATGATGGAAATCAATTTGTTGATTTTTACAGCGTTAATAATAATGTGAATTTAACTATCCAAGGACGTCCTTTGCCTTTTGTTAAACAAGATAGTGTAGCTTTAGGGTATAAATCGACAATTGTAGGTGAATTTCAAATTAGTATCGATCATACCGATGGATTATTATCTTCACAGAATATCTTCTTAGAGGATAAAGATTTAAAAATACTGCATAATCTTAAACAAGGAGCTTATACTTTTAATACTGAAAAAGGTGTTTTTAAAAATCGTTTTGTATTGCGTTATGTAGATAAAAATGCTGTTGAGCCAGTAGTTGAAACTCCGATTGTTGATGGAGCAGTAGCGGTTTCGGTACAAGAAAACCAAATTACGGTGAGCTCATCAGAAGATTTAATTTCAAAAATCACTGTTTATGATATTTCAGGAAAAATAATTTATCAAAAAGACAATGTTTCTGCCAACGATTTTGTTATACAAAATTTACTGTCTGGTCAACAAGTTCTTTTAGTAAGTTTGGTTCTTGAAAATGGTAAAACAACTTCAACAAAAATAATTTATTAA
- the radA gene encoding DNA repair protein RadA — translation MSKVKTSFFCQNCGTSYAKWQGQCNACKEWNTIAEEIIQKQDKVAWKSEPTPSNRAPKPLRITEIDSTQEIRMDTTDTELNRVLGGGIVPGSLTLLGGEPGIGKSTLLLQISLKLPYKTLYVSGEESQKQIKMRAERITPSSDNCYILTETKTQNIFKQIEAIEPEIVIIDSIQTLHTDYIESTAGSISQIRETTAELIKFAKETNIPVILIGHITKDGNIAGPKILEHMVDTVLQFEGDRNHVYRILRSLKNRFGSTAEIGIYEMLGSGLREVSNPSEILISHKDEELSGTAIATTLEGMRPLMIEIQSLVSTAVYGTPQRSTTGYNAKRLNMILAVLEKRAGFRLGAKDVFLNVTGGISVDDPAIDLAVVAAILSSNEDIPVNKDFCFAGEVGLSGEIRPVNRVDQRIQEAEKLGFSTIFVSKYNKIALKNTGIKIELVAKIEDVASMLFG, via the coding sequence GGAACATCTTACGCCAAATGGCAAGGTCAATGCAACGCCTGTAAAGAATGGAATACCATTGCCGAAGAAATCATTCAAAAACAAGATAAAGTTGCCTGGAAAAGCGAACCTACACCAAGCAACAGAGCACCAAAACCTTTAAGAATTACCGAAATCGATTCGACTCAGGAAATCCGTATGGACACCACTGATACCGAATTGAATCGCGTTTTGGGTGGCGGTATCGTACCGGGTTCACTCACACTTCTGGGCGGCGAACCGGGAATAGGGAAAAGTACGCTTTTACTCCAAATATCCTTAAAACTACCATATAAAACCTTATATGTTTCAGGCGAAGAAAGTCAGAAACAAATAAAAATGCGCGCCGAAAGAATTACACCTTCAAGCGATAACTGCTACATTCTGACCGAAACCAAAACGCAAAATATCTTCAAACAAATCGAAGCCATTGAACCGGAAATCGTGATTATCGATTCGATTCAAACCCTGCATACTGATTATATTGAATCAACAGCGGGAAGCATTTCGCAAATCAGGGAGACTACTGCCGAACTAATTAAGTTTGCCAAAGAAACTAATATTCCTGTGATTTTAATTGGTCATATTACCAAAGACGGAAACATTGCCGGACCAAAAATACTGGAACACATGGTCGATACCGTACTGCAATTTGAAGGTGATCGAAATCATGTGTATCGAATCCTACGCTCGTTAAAAAACCGTTTTGGTTCTACTGCCGAAATTGGTATTTACGAAATGCTGGGTAGCGGACTAAGAGAAGTTTCCAATCCGTCGGAAATATTGATTTCGCACAAAGACGAAGAATTATCAGGAACCGCTATTGCCACCACATTAGAAGGCATGCGCCCACTGATGATTGAAATCCAATCCTTAGTCAGCACGGCAGTTTATGGAACTCCACAACGCAGCACCACCGGTTATAATGCCAAAAGACTGAATATGATTTTGGCCGTTTTAGAAAAAAGAGCCGGTTTCAGACTTGGCGCCAAAGACGTTTTCCTAAACGTTACCGGAGGCATTTCAGTGGATGATCCTGCGATTGATTTGGCTGTTGTAGCTGCTATTTTATCATCGAATGAAGATATTCCCGTGAACAAAGATTTTTGTTTTGCTGGCGAAGTCGGACTTTCGGGTGAAATTCGTCCAGTAAACCGTGTGGACCAACGCATTCAGGAAGCCGAAAAATTAGGATTTTCTACCATTTTTGTATCCAAATACAATAAAATAGCCTTGAAAAACACAGGAATCAAAATTGAATTAGTAGCTAAAATTGAAGATGTAGCGAGTATGCTTTTTGGGTAA